In the Flavobacterium sp. 90 genome, CTATTTCTAGTTGAATAAATTAAATAAACGATCCCGAAGATCATTAAGAAAAAACTAATTGGAATTAAAATTTTGTCGTCCATAACATTTACGTTTTTAAATTGATTGATACTCCATATGACGAGGCTTTTTAAATTCAGGTTACAAGTATTTGAAAATAAATTTCAATATCTCTAAACTCCAACCTTCAAAACCACTGAATATCAGTTAATTTTGAGTTGTAAATTATTTTAGAAATCGCTAAAACTTTATTAAGATTTAAAAAAAAGTTAGTGTCGAGATGACAATATTGTGGTTAATCGTTGTCAAAGTTTTAAACTTTGACAAAGATCTATACCTATTATAGATTGGAATTTGAAATTTAAAAAAAATAAAATTTATTTTCAAATACTTGTAACCTAACCAGAGTAACTGTCGTCCTATATAATATGAGTACAATAAGTGATCAACATTATATCGATAAAATTTTACAAGGAGAAACCAATGCGTTTGCCGTGCTGGTTGATCGTTATAAAAATATGATCTATACATTGGCACTCAAAATGATCAAGAACAAAGAAGAAGCCGAAGAAGTTGCACAAGATACTTTTATCAAAGTTTACAATTCTTTGGAAAAGTTTAAAGGTGATTCTAAATTTTCGACATGGATTTATAAAATAGCTTACAATACCTGTTTAGATAATCTGAAAAAAAACAAAAAAGAAGACCTTAATATATCAATAGATGATTTTTCGGCACATTTAATTAAAACAATGGACAATGCTTTGAGTGCTCTGGAAGATAAAGAACGAAAACAAACCATTCAGAAATGTTTGAATTTATTACCAAGTGAAGAAAATTTCCTGCTGACTTTATTTTATTTTGAAGATCAGAGTTTAGAAGAAATCGGAAAAATCATGAGTATTAATGCTAATAATGTCAAAGTTAAATTATTTAGGAGCCGACAAAAATTAGCCGTAATTTTGAAAAAGCAATTAGAACCAGAAATAGTAGCGTGTTATGAAAGAGAGCGATAAAAACATAGAAAAT is a window encoding:
- a CDS encoding sigma-70 family RNA polymerase sigma factor, translated to MSTISDQHYIDKILQGETNAFAVLVDRYKNMIYTLALKMIKNKEEAEEVAQDTFIKVYNSLEKFKGDSKFSTWIYKIAYNTCLDNLKKNKKEDLNISIDDFSAHLIKTMDNALSALEDKERKQTIQKCLNLLPSEENFLLTLFYFEDQSLEEIGKIMSINANNVKVKLFRSRQKLAVILKKQLEPEIVACYERER